Proteins encoded in a region of the Geobacillus genomosp. 3 genome:
- the liaF gene encoding cell wall-active antibiotics response protein LiaF: MLDQRKKTDYVSWVLLVTLLLFAIEISFFHPGVLFSLSISVGVIYVGRKKWHRRKGKWLFWLGCLMLAIHVLTMMTARFVIVALLCYAIWQLFQSKRHPTVIRPTMAETSYGGEEMVRRQPLFQNVWVGRQATPEQAYEWNDVNIQTGIGDTVIDVSYTVLPKGEAVIIVRGLIGNIQVLVPYEIETRLVHSAIFGAASLFGKEQGRMFNETLIYQTSSYDQAEQRLKIVTSTIIGNVEVKRV, translated from the coding sequence ATGCTCGATCAACGGAAGAAAACAGATTATGTCAGTTGGGTTTTGTTGGTGACCCTGCTCCTTTTTGCGATTGAAATTTCATTTTTTCACCCGGGCGTGCTGTTTTCGTTGAGTATATCGGTCGGTGTGATTTATGTTGGAAGGAAAAAATGGCATCGGCGGAAAGGAAAATGGTTGTTTTGGCTTGGCTGCCTCATGTTGGCCATTCACGTCTTAACGATGATGACGGCCCGTTTTGTCATAGTTGCGCTGTTGTGTTATGCCATTTGGCAATTGTTCCAGTCAAAGCGCCATCCGACGGTGATCCGTCCGACTATGGCCGAGACCTCGTATGGGGGAGAGGAAATGGTGCGCCGTCAACCGCTGTTTCAAAATGTATGGGTTGGCCGGCAAGCGACCCCAGAACAGGCGTATGAGTGGAATGATGTCAATATTCAAACGGGGATCGGAGATACGGTCATTGATGTCAGCTATACTGTGCTTCCGAAAGGGGAAGCGGTGATCATCGTGCGCGGCTTGATCGGCAACATTCAAGTTCTCGTTCCGTACGAAATCGAAACGAGGCTCGTTCATTCCGCCATTTTCGGCGCCGCCTCGCTGTTTGGCAAGGAACAGGGAAGAATGTTCAATGAAACGCTCATTTATCAAACTTCTTCGTATGATCAAGCGGAACAAAGGCTGAAAATCGTCACCTCGACGATCATTGGCAATGTCGAGGTGAAACGCGTATGA
- a CDS encoding DUF2294 domain-containing protein: MNKSKGWIESEISKALTKWEKDFLGRGSVSVKTDILRDMIIVSLHGILTPAEYTLCESKEGMLGVKRSRTSLVESGVDDLKEMILEITGEQVKSFHTDLSTRTGERIIVFKLFNDLEKQLAK, translated from the coding sequence ATGAACAAATCTAAAGGCTGGATCGAATCCGAAATCAGCAAAGCCTTAACAAAATGGGAAAAAGATTTTCTCGGCCGCGGTTCGGTGTCCGTCAAAACCGATATTTTGCGTGATATGATTATCGTTTCGCTGCACGGTATTTTAACGCCTGCCGAATACACCCTTTGCGAGTCAAAGGAAGGGATGCTGGGAGTGAAGCGGTCGCGAACGAGTTTGGTCGAATCAGGAGTCGATGACTTGAAAGAGATGATTTTGGAAATTACCGGTGAGCAGGTGAAAAGCTTTCATACTGATTTAAGCACCCGGACAGGCGAGCGAATTATCGTCTTTAAACTGTTCAACGATTTGGAAAAACAGCTGGCCAAGTAA
- a CDS encoding sensor histidine kinase: protein MSRPMFASVLLALMLAVVLLASFFYLLPPGMWPSLWEQTVMGLPFLLFVLAVSLCMGIAVGLMLDSFFRKQWQAVVQALRHIEQGEMGELHREEPPPELQALWRQIEKMQTQWLEQTKRVQKLAAEKAEQEERLVDRILSEERTRLARELHDSVSQQLFAASMMMSAVMETMPPDDERYRKQLKMVEQMIHQSQLEMRALLLHLRPVQLKGKTLQEGMNELLAELAGKVPLEMKWKIEDISLDKGVEDHLFRILQESLSNTLRHAKAKSLEVLLIERDGFAILRVTDDGVGFDVERSKSGSYGLQHMYERAAEIGATLKVVSLKGQGTRLEVKVPLLYRGDDGDYGAACR from the coding sequence ATGAGCCGGCCGATGTTCGCTTCCGTTTTGCTTGCGCTTATGCTTGCGGTGGTGTTGCTCGCTTCCTTTTTCTATTTGCTTCCACCCGGAATGTGGCCGTCTTTGTGGGAGCAAACCGTGATGGGGCTGCCGTTTTTGCTGTTTGTGTTGGCCGTAAGCCTGTGTATGGGGATCGCTGTCGGATTGATGCTTGATTCCTTCTTTCGCAAGCAATGGCAAGCGGTTGTGCAGGCGCTGCGGCACATTGAACAAGGGGAAATGGGGGAGTTGCATCGGGAAGAGCCGCCGCCGGAACTGCAAGCGCTTTGGCGGCAAATCGAGAAGATGCAAACGCAATGGCTCGAGCAAACGAAGCGCGTGCAAAAATTGGCGGCGGAAAAGGCTGAACAGGAAGAACGGCTCGTTGACCGCATTCTTTCGGAAGAACGAACGCGGTTGGCGCGAGAACTGCATGATTCTGTCAGCCAACAATTGTTCGCTGCTTCGATGATGATGTCAGCGGTCATGGAAACGATGCCGCCGGATGATGAACGCTATCGGAAGCAACTGAAGATGGTCGAACAAATGATTCACCAGTCGCAATTGGAAATGCGGGCGCTGCTTCTCCATTTGCGGCCGGTGCAGCTGAAAGGAAAAACGCTCCAGGAAGGGATGAATGAATTGCTTGCTGAACTGGCGGGCAAAGTGCCGCTCGAGATGAAATGGAAAATCGAAGACATTTCGCTGGATAAAGGGGTCGAGGACCATCTGTTCCGCATTTTGCAGGAGTCGCTTTCCAACACGCTGCGCCATGCGAAAGCGAAATCGTTGGAAGTATTGCTCATCGAACGGGACGGGTTTGCCATTTTGCGCGTCACTGACGATGGGGTCGGCTTTGATGTGGAGCGTTCGAAAAGCGGCTCGTACGGGTTGCAGCACATGTATGAACGGGCGGCGGAAATCGGCGCAACGTTAAAAGTGGTCAGCTTAAAAGGCCAAGGGACAAGGCTGGAAGTGAAAGTGCCGCTTCTGTATAGGGGGGATGACGGTGATTACGGTGCTGCTTGTCGATGA
- a CDS encoding protein adenylyltransferase SelO — protein MIKLDAGWTFDNRYARLPERFFSRVSPTPVRAPKLAVLNRSLAAELGLNEEALRSEDGVAVFAGNRVPDGAEPLAQAYAGHQFGYFTMLGDGRAVLLGEHITPSGERVDIQLKGSGRTPYSRGGDGRAALGPMLREYIVSEAMHALGIPTTRSLAVVTTGETIMRETELPGAVLTHVASSHLRVGTFQYAAQWGTVEELRALADYALWRHFPGFEAAENRYLFLLKQVMERQAALIAKWQLVGFVHGVMNTDNMTISGETIDYGPCAFMDTYDPATVFSSIDTEGRYAYGNQPYIGGWNLARFAESLLPLLDADEDKAVALAQEALDEYPKRYHRHWLGGMRAKLGLAEEQEGDEALVADLLRLMEAHRADYTNTFRALTLGEYTGMALFDAAEFREWHERWQTRLSQESVSREEAYERMRRHNPAVIPRNHRVEEALAAAVNCGDYSVMERFLEALADPYAYSPEQEKYAELPPPSDRPYRTFCGT, from the coding sequence ATGATCAAATTGGATGCGGGTTGGACGTTTGACAACCGTTATGCAAGACTGCCGGAACGCTTTTTCAGCCGCGTTTCCCCCACGCCGGTGCGCGCGCCGAAGCTCGCGGTGTTGAATCGTTCGCTGGCGGCGGAGCTTGGGCTGAATGAGGAAGCGTTGCGAAGTGAAGATGGGGTGGCTGTGTTCGCTGGAAACCGAGTTCCTGATGGAGCGGAACCGCTGGCGCAGGCGTATGCCGGGCATCAGTTCGGGTATTTTACGATGCTTGGCGACGGGCGGGCGGTGTTGCTTGGCGAGCACATCACGCCAAGCGGCGAGCGGGTGGACATCCAGCTGAAAGGTTCGGGACGGACGCCGTATTCGCGCGGCGGGGACGGACGGGCGGCGCTTGGACCGATGCTGAGGGAGTATATCGTGAGCGAGGCGATGCATGCGCTTGGCATCCCGACAACGCGAAGTCTGGCGGTTGTTACCACCGGGGAGACGATTATGCGTGAAACCGAGCTGCCGGGGGCGGTGTTGACCCACGTCGCCTCGAGCCATCTGCGCGTCGGGACGTTCCAATACGCGGCGCAGTGGGGAACGGTCGAGGAGCTGCGCGCGTTGGCCGACTATGCGTTATGGCGCCATTTCCCCGGTTTTGAGGCGGCCGAAAATCGGTATTTGTTTTTGCTGAAACAAGTGATGGAACGGCAAGCGGCATTGATTGCGAAATGGCAGCTCGTCGGTTTCGTCCACGGGGTGATGAACACCGACAATATGACGATCAGCGGGGAAACGATCGACTACGGGCCGTGTGCGTTCATGGATACGTATGACCCGGCGACAGTGTTCAGCTCGATTGATACGGAAGGGCGGTATGCATACGGCAACCAGCCGTACATCGGGGGCTGGAACTTGGCGCGGTTTGCGGAAAGCTTGTTGCCGCTGCTGGATGCGGATGAAGACAAAGCGGTCGCGCTCGCCCAAGAGGCGCTTGACGAATATCCGAAGCGGTACCATCGCCACTGGCTTGGCGGGATGCGGGCGAAGCTCGGCCTGGCTGAAGAGCAGGAAGGGGATGAAGCGCTTGTCGCCGATTTATTGCGGCTGATGGAGGCGCACCGCGCTGATTACACGAACACATTCCGGGCGTTGACGTTAGGCGAATATACGGGGATGGCGCTGTTTGACGCCGCTGAGTTCCGCGAATGGCACGAGCGCTGGCAAACAAGGCTCAGCCAAGAATCGGTGTCAAGAGAGGAAGCATATGAACGGATGCGCCGCCATAATCCGGCTGTCATCCCGCGCAACCACCGGGTTGAAGAGGCGTTGGCCGCTGCCGTCAACTGCGGCGACTACAGCGTAATGGAACGGTTTCTGGAAGCGTTGGCCGATCCGTACGCCTATTCGCCGGAGCAAGAGAAATACGCGGAACTGCCGCCGCCGTCTGACCGCCCGTACCGGACGTTTTGCGGGACATGA
- a CDS encoding PspA/IM30 family protein, with amino-acid sequence MSVFSRLKTIIEADLHEWLDEKEKKNPIALLNHYLRQCEQEVERVRQLLERQYALKEQFARERREAEQMAEKRSKQAEVAAQAGEVELAEFARREQAQYAERATRLKQLSEQASRELFELEAKYEEMKHKLKDMQMRRMELMGRENAARAHYRIHRVVNGDAGPALAAFADAEVYLDRLEQQVRSDYYRSTIDARIAQLEKQLQEGN; translated from the coding sequence GTGAGTGTATTCTCTCGCTTGAAAACGATCATTGAAGCCGATCTTCATGAATGGCTTGACGAAAAAGAAAAGAAAAATCCGATTGCGCTTCTCAATCACTATTTGCGCCAATGTGAACAAGAAGTCGAGCGGGTGCGGCAGCTGCTTGAGCGCCAGTATGCGCTGAAAGAGCAATTTGCCCGCGAGCGCCGCGAAGCCGAACAGATGGCGGAAAAACGAAGCAAGCAGGCGGAGGTGGCGGCGCAAGCAGGGGAAGTGGAGCTGGCCGAATTTGCCCGGCGCGAACAAGCGCAATATGCGGAACGGGCGACCCGCCTGAAACAGCTGTCCGAGCAAGCGAGCCGCGAGCTGTTTGAGTTGGAAGCGAAATATGAGGAAATGAAGCATAAGCTAAAAGACATGCAGATGCGGCGCATGGAGCTGATGGGGCGGGAGAATGCGGCGCGGGCGCACTACCGCATCCATCGGGTGGTCAACGGGGACGCCGGCCCGGCGCTGGCGGCGTTCGCCGATGCGGAAGTGTACCTTGACCGCCTTGAGCAGCAAGTTCGTTCCGATTATTACCGGAGCACGATCGACGCGCGCATCGCTCAGCTGGAAAAGCAGTTGCAGGAAGGAAACTAA
- a CDS encoding response regulator produces MITVLLVDDHEMVRLGVSAYLSAQPDMEVIGEAEDGKKGVELALELRPDVILMDLVMEPMDGIAATREIIGAWPEAKIIVVTSFLDDENVFAALEAGATSYLLKTSKASEIADAIRATFHGQSVFEPEVAGKVMRPRRRQAESLPHEQLTSREMEVLLLMAQGKTNQEMADELFISLKTVKVHVSNILAKLGVQDRTQAVIYAFRHGLVK; encoded by the coding sequence GTGATTACGGTGCTGCTTGTCGATGATCATGAAATGGTGCGGCTTGGCGTATCCGCGTATTTATCCGCCCAACCGGATATGGAGGTGATCGGGGAGGCGGAAGATGGAAAAAAAGGGGTGGAGCTTGCCCTCGAGTTACGGCCGGATGTCATTTTAATGGATCTGGTGATGGAACCGATGGACGGCATCGCGGCGACGCGCGAAATCATCGGCGCGTGGCCGGAGGCGAAAATCATTGTCGTGACGAGTTTTCTCGATGATGAAAACGTGTTTGCCGCGCTCGAAGCAGGGGCGACGAGCTATTTATTGAAAACATCGAAAGCGAGCGAAATTGCCGACGCCATCCGCGCCACGTTCCACGGGCAATCGGTGTTCGAACCGGAAGTGGCCGGAAAAGTGATGCGCCCGCGACGGAGACAAGCCGAGAGTTTGCCGCATGAGCAGCTCACGAGCCGGGAGATGGAAGTGCTTTTGTTGATGGCGCAAGGAAAAACAAACCAAGAAATGGCCGACGAATTGTTCATTTCACTCAAAACGGTGAAAGTGCATGTAAGCAACATTCTGGCCAAACTCGGCGTCCAAGACCGGACGCAAGCGGTGATTTATGCGTTTCGCCACGGGCTGGTGAAGTGA
- a CDS encoding MerR family transcriptional regulator: protein MNREVREVEYTVHELAKLAGVTSRTLRYYDEIGLLKPARLSEAGYRLYGPREVDRLQQILFYRELGVDLETIKQIVYSPSFDELEALRQHREQLLEKRRHLDALIASVEKTIAAKEGGIMMSDKEKFAAFKERLIEENEQNYGEEIRQKYGEEQVNRSYETLRNMTKEQFDEAERLSQDVLESLKEAVLSGDPAGEAAQRAADLHRQWLSFWWNHYSKEAHAGLARMYVEDERFKAYYDRVHPGAAEFFKEAIFIYTGMKDR from the coding sequence ATGAATAGGGAGGTGAGGGAAGTGGAGTACACGGTGCATGAGCTGGCGAAACTGGCCGGGGTCACGAGCCGGACGCTTCGATATTATGATGAGATTGGCTTGCTGAAGCCGGCGCGGTTGAGCGAGGCGGGGTATCGGCTGTACGGGCCGCGTGAAGTCGATCGTTTGCAGCAAATTCTCTTTTACCGTGAACTTGGCGTCGATTTGGAAACGATCAAACAGATCGTTTATTCTCCGTCGTTTGATGAACTTGAGGCGCTCAGACAGCACCGGGAACAGCTGTTGGAAAAACGGCGTCATCTTGATGCATTGATTGCGAGCGTCGAAAAAACGATTGCTGCGAAAGAAGGGGGAATCATGATGAGCGACAAGGAGAAATTCGCCGCGTTTAAGGAGCGGCTGATTGAAGAAAATGAACAAAACTATGGGGAGGAAATCCGGCAAAAATATGGAGAGGAACAAGTGAATCGCTCATACGAAACACTGCGGAATATGACGAAGGAACAGTTTGATGAGGCGGAGCGGCTCAGCCAGGATGTGCTTGAGTCCTTGAAAGAAGCGGTGTTGTCCGGCGACCCGGCCGGGGAGGCGGCGCAGCGGGCGGCTGATTTGCATAGGCAGTGGCTTAGTTTCTGGTGGAATCATTATTCCAAAGAGGCGCACGCCGGGCTGGCGCGCATGTATGTTGAGGACGAACGGTTCAAAGCGTACTATGACCGCGTCCACCCGGGAGCAGCGGAATTTTTCAAAGAAGCGATTTTCATTTATACCGGGATGAAAGATCGTTAA
- a CDS encoding NADH dehydrogenase subunit 5 — translation MGIEWFVWGWLAAVAIVLASAIIWLFPRVPERYVHIHVWLLLLPGAAAAAGWIGAGNAEAGPWRFDAVSWLMAVYVSLLSWAIQRFAVRYLHGDRAYRRYFSLLTWTVSAASLTWASGDMRFVAVCWGLPLAGLVTLTALKKEWRPARFVARQMAAVFGISWFAVVIVAVWLGLATGEWRLVSALSEEHLARLGAWEKAVMNGLLILAAIIPAGQWPFHRWLMESVVTPTPVSAVMHAGLVNAGGLLLWRFSPLFSGTGAHAALFLVAFVSILIGTGISLVHVDYKRQLVASTMAQMGVMLVQCALGAYGAAVVHLVLHGLFKATLFLQSGSVVPRVGRAGYRKASGSWRGGMIVGSLLGVSFWFAAPGEPARLLSALLLGASAAVAWGRLADFREGRWLGFTAVAVLAFGSETVRHQFMAFFHTEETLSFASSALFEWMASVLFIAAALAAAWIANRRTSTLAVRLYMRLVHLGEPRPAAMETHPRYLASYMKEGMAHE, via the coding sequence ATGGGGATTGAATGGTTCGTATGGGGCTGGCTGGCTGCAGTGGCGATCGTTTTGGCCAGCGCGATCATATGGCTATTCCCACGCGTACCGGAGCGATATGTGCATATACACGTCTGGCTGTTGCTTCTTCCAGGAGCGGCGGCTGCCGCCGGATGGATCGGCGCCGGCAACGCAGAGGCTGGGCCGTGGCGGTTTGATGCAGTCAGTTGGTTGATGGCCGTCTATGTTTCACTTCTCAGTTGGGCGATTCAACGGTTTGCCGTTCGCTACTTGCATGGCGACCGCGCTTACCGTCGCTATTTTTCCTTGTTGACGTGGACGGTGTCGGCCGCTTCTCTGACATGGGCAAGCGGCGATATGCGCTTCGTTGCCGTCTGCTGGGGGCTTCCATTGGCAGGCCTTGTGACGCTAACGGCATTAAAAAAAGAGTGGAGGCCGGCACGATTTGTCGCCCGGCAGATGGCGGCAGTATTTGGCATCAGTTGGTTTGCTGTCGTCATCGTAGCTGTTTGGCTTGGGTTGGCGACCGGTGAATGGCGGCTTGTTTCTGCGCTGTCGGAGGAGCACCTTGCTCGTCTAGGCGCCTGGGAGAAGGCGGTGATGAATGGGCTGCTTATTTTGGCGGCGATCATTCCGGCCGGGCAATGGCCGTTTCACCGTTGGTTGATGGAATCGGTGGTGACACCGACGCCGGTGTCAGCGGTTATGCATGCCGGGCTTGTCAATGCCGGCGGGCTATTGCTTTGGCGCTTTTCTCCGCTCTTTAGCGGGACGGGGGCGCATGCAGCACTGTTTCTTGTCGCCTTTGTCTCGATTTTGATCGGCACAGGGATCAGCTTGGTGCATGTTGATTATAAACGCCAGCTTGTTGCGTCAACGATGGCGCAAATGGGGGTTATGCTTGTGCAATGCGCCCTTGGCGCCTACGGGGCAGCGGTGGTGCACTTGGTGTTGCACGGATTGTTTAAAGCGACACTTTTTCTGCAGTCCGGTTCCGTCGTCCCGCGAGTCGGCCGGGCAGGATATCGAAAGGCGAGCGGCTCGTGGCGGGGCGGCATGATCGTTGGCTCGCTGCTTGGAGTCTCCTTTTGGTTCGCTGCTCCCGGCGAACCGGCTCGCCTGTTAAGTGCGTTGCTGCTTGGTGCTTCAGCAGCAGTCGCCTGGGGACGGCTTGCCGACTTTCGCGAAGGCCGTTGGCTTGGTTTCACTGCTGTCGCTGTCTTGGCGTTCGGTTCGGAAACGGTGCGCCATCAGTTTATGGCTTTCTTTCATACAGAGGAGACGCTTTCGTTTGCGTCATCTGCTCTGTTTGAATGGATGGCAAGTGTTTTATTTATCGCTGCGGCGCTGGCTGCCGCATGGATTGCGAACCGGCGCACATCAACGCTTGCCGTTCGCCTGTATATGCGGCTCGTTCATCTTGGAGAACCGCGTCCGGCAGCGATGGAGACGCATCCGCGTTATTTGGCATCTTATATGAAGGAGGGAATGGCTCATGAGTAA
- a CDS encoding ABC-ATPase domain-containing protein, which yields METFRQRLRSIDQKGYKAYKAIEGTYRFPAFTLAIDHVQGDPFAEPSKVRVIVPRAKTIVAPEWTNTKPRRIRCEDVLARRVHHELRQWPLRARGSGKSGLVLIDAPGQKVVERTAVQVADETITVCLSVGLPANGRRVLAKEAETIFFEQIPSVIERAVYGLRQEDIVPAVELADQQHAIRRYLHEHGFVAFVANGAILPRESGVSDKPLRRGAVPFQSPPALEIAIPVPHRAEPIKGMGIRKGITLIVGGGYHGKSTLLQALEHGVYDHIAGDGREFVITDSGAVKIRAEDGRNVTAVDISPLIGTLPHGKETTQFSTENASGSTSQAASMIEMVEAGASAFLIDEDTSATNLLVRDARMQALVAKESEPITPYIDKARQLFHDYGISTVLVVGGLGDYLDIADWVIKMEAYVPFDVTAEAKQIALQMPSGRKTEGGESFGRIRERIPLPRSLNSQKGKKAKAAARGRHVIQYGETDVLLYALEQLVDDSQTRAIAAALLYMERNGWLANQQTVRELLDRMEKQWDDHGLGSISFRKGHPGELARPRRFELAAALNRLRTLRCSQ from the coding sequence ATGGAAACGTTCAGACAACGGCTGCGGTCGATCGACCAAAAAGGCTATAAGGCGTATAAAGCGATTGAAGGTACATATCGGTTTCCGGCGTTTACACTCGCGATCGACCACGTACAAGGCGACCCGTTCGCCGAGCCGTCCAAGGTGCGGGTAATCGTGCCGCGGGCGAAAACAATAGTAGCGCCAGAGTGGACGAATACGAAGCCGCGCCGCATCCGCTGTGAAGATGTATTGGCCCGCCGCGTCCATCATGAATTGCGGCAATGGCCGCTGCGGGCGCGCGGGTCGGGAAAAAGCGGACTCGTTTTGATTGATGCGCCGGGGCAGAAAGTGGTCGAGCGGACGGCGGTGCAAGTGGCGGACGAGACGATTACCGTTTGCTTGTCGGTCGGTTTGCCGGCGAACGGGCGGCGCGTTTTGGCAAAAGAAGCCGAAACCATCTTTTTCGAGCAAATCCCTTCCGTCATCGAACGGGCGGTGTACGGCCTGCGCCAAGAGGACATCGTTCCAGCGGTGGAGCTGGCTGATCAGCAGCACGCCATCCGCCGCTATTTGCACGAACATGGCTTTGTGGCGTTTGTCGCCAATGGCGCGATTTTGCCGCGGGAAAGCGGGGTGAGCGACAAGCCGCTGCGCCGTGGGGCGGTGCCGTTTCAAAGTCCGCCGGCGCTTGAGATCGCGATCCCCGTTCCGCATCGCGCTGAACCGATCAAAGGCATGGGGATCCGTAAAGGGATCACGCTTATTGTCGGCGGCGGCTACCACGGCAAATCGACGCTGCTTCAGGCGCTAGAGCATGGCGTATATGACCATATTGCCGGCGATGGCCGCGAGTTTGTCATCACGGACAGCGGAGCGGTGAAAATTCGCGCCGAAGACGGCCGCAATGTCACGGCGGTCGACATTTCACCGCTTATTGGCACACTGCCGCACGGCAAAGAGACAACACAGTTTTCGACGGAAAACGCGAGCGGCAGCACCTCGCAAGCGGCGAGCATGATCGAAATGGTCGAAGCGGGGGCATCGGCGTTTTTGATCGATGAAGATACGAGCGCGACGAATTTGCTCGTCCGCGATGCGCGCATGCAGGCGCTTGTGGCCAAAGAATCGGAGCCGATCACGCCGTATATTGACAAAGCGCGCCAACTGTTTCACGATTACGGCATTTCGACCGTCCTTGTCGTTGGCGGACTGGGCGATTATTTGGATATCGCCGATTGGGTGATCAAAATGGAAGCATACGTCCCGTTTGACGTGACGGCAGAGGCGAAGCAAATCGCTTTGCAGATGCCGTCGGGACGAAAAACAGAAGGCGGGGAGTCGTTCGGCCGCATTCGCGAGCGCATTCCGCTGCCTAGGAGTTTGAACAGCCAAAAAGGAAAGAAAGCCAAAGCCGCCGCGCGGGGGCGCCACGTCATTCAATACGGGGAAACGGATGTGCTCCTTTATGCGCTCGAACAGCTTGTTGATGACAGCCAAACGCGGGCGATTGCCGCGGCTTTGCTTTACATGGAACGGAACGGATGGCTGGCGAACCAGCAAACGGTGCGCGAACTGCTTGACCGCATGGAAAAACAATGGGATGATCATGGCCTCGGCTCCATCTCATTCCGAAAAGGCCACCCCGGCGAGCTCGCTCGCCCGCGCCGCTTCGAGCTGGCGGCGGCTCTCAACCGGCTGCGGACGCTCCGGTGCAGCCAATAG